One Leisingera sp. M658 genomic window carries:
- a CDS encoding GlxA family transcriptional regulator, whose translation MTRSEERMMFRLEPLTVPAFQRSADSAAHARFHDVEIILPQSEPPAAAQMICEVFRAANDLFPDSGYRTAVRNLSSQMRAVPAGWKPQTVIFLGGISSRWPLNSGEKASLQRICRQAQRCLFAGSAIFLLAESGLQAAFETAVHSNFAAAAEEEQLTCAPAGTLTTAAGRINTAVSSFAALRLLAGFLRADRGPFIADAVCDYLGLAFGPASEQSKISLQLRQTAGGDALIVKILDLMQQNLEEPLLIRDIAQQAGVSPRKLERRFQQKTRTSPLAAYRKLRIEKARQLLLHTTLPLAEIVAATGFGSRSNLTEWFKREYKTSPQAFRKQYYADSHPAGSAA comes from the coding sequence ATGACCCGCTCAGAGGAGAGAATGATGTTCCGTCTCGAACCGCTGACCGTGCCAGCTTTCCAGCGCTCTGCTGACAGCGCGGCACACGCCCGCTTCCACGACGTCGAAATCATCCTGCCGCAGTCAGAACCCCCTGCCGCGGCGCAAATGATTTGCGAAGTTTTCCGCGCCGCCAATGATCTGTTTCCCGACAGCGGATACCGAACAGCCGTGCGCAACCTCAGCTCGCAAATGCGCGCCGTGCCCGCGGGGTGGAAACCGCAGACGGTCATCTTCCTCGGTGGTATCTCCAGCCGCTGGCCGCTGAACTCAGGTGAAAAGGCCAGCCTGCAGCGGATCTGCCGCCAGGCCCAACGCTGCCTGTTTGCCGGCAGTGCCATCTTTCTGCTGGCCGAGTCCGGTCTGCAGGCGGCATTCGAGACTGCCGTGCATTCGAATTTCGCTGCCGCCGCAGAGGAAGAGCAGCTGACCTGCGCCCCGGCAGGCACGCTGACAACTGCCGCCGGACGCATCAACACTGCCGTCAGCAGTTTTGCCGCCCTGCGCCTGCTGGCCGGTTTCCTGCGCGCCGACCGCGGACCGTTCATCGCCGATGCGGTCTGTGATTACCTCGGCCTGGCCTTTGGCCCGGCATCGGAACAGTCAAAAATATCGCTGCAACTGCGCCAGACCGCCGGCGGCGACGCGCTGATTGTCAAGATCCTTGACCTGATGCAACAGAACCTGGAAGAGCCGCTTTTGATCCGCGATATAGCCCAGCAGGCCGGCGTCTCTCCGCGCAAGCTGGAGCGCCGTTTTCAGCAAAAGACCCGCACCAGCCCGCTGGCTGCCTATCGCAAGCTGCGGATTGAGAAGGCCCGCCAGCTGCTGCTGCACACCACCCTGCCGCTGGCCGAGATTGTCGCCGCCACCGGATTTGGCTCGCGCAGCAACCTCACCGAATGGTTCAAGCGGGAATACAAGACCAGCCCGCAGGCCTTCCGCAAACAATACTACGCAGACAGCCACCCGGCAGGTTCCGCCGCCTGA
- a CDS encoding ABC transporter permease has protein sequence MKNFSFMRVSLWVYLAIFFAYLLGPLVIMSATAFNSPSFPRMTPWECLTFEWFSALFQDERILNGIWNSVLVGAGTIVLSVSMGLAGALMLTQIWPKLRATYYTIIIAPILIPGVVIGISTLVFWDRINRMLGLGADSWLSNGLFLTIIGQSTFIASYCMLVLVARLQRYDIALTEAALDLGATHAQAFRKVLLPFMRPAIASAAVLAFLASFENYNTTTFTFGEYPTLTIELAQKVRYGITPAISALAFIIVVLTVIAALFNEAGIRRRELVAAARKQATVEELESGKLRLPGFLSSNVAAVGLVIVACATVAVVGTATVYSPAQCIANVQEQKQLEAQERIQELRRQRDLRRQQQQEQQGEAPAQTAPSGGNNSGFGGVFAPGSLSGDEEDGAEAEQEPQGNSSGFGNVFDPGALSNDGEESGSDN, from the coding sequence ATGAAGAACTTCTCCTTTATGCGCGTAAGCCTTTGGGTCTATCTGGCGATCTTTTTTGCCTATCTGCTTGGCCCGCTGGTGATCATGTCGGCGACCGCATTCAACTCGCCTTCGTTCCCGCGGATGACCCCTTGGGAATGCCTGACGTTCGAGTGGTTCTCGGCTCTGTTCCAGGACGAGCGGATCCTGAACGGGATCTGGAACTCGGTCCTGGTGGGGGCGGGCACGATTGTGCTGTCGGTGTCGATGGGGCTGGCAGGGGCGCTGATGCTGACCCAGATCTGGCCGAAACTGCGCGCGACCTATTACACCATCATCATCGCGCCGATCCTGATCCCCGGCGTGGTCATTGGCATCTCGACCCTGGTGTTCTGGGACCGGATCAACCGGATGCTGGGACTGGGCGCGGACAGCTGGCTGTCGAACGGTCTGTTCCTGACCATCATCGGCCAGTCCACCTTTATCGCCAGTTACTGCATGCTGGTCTTGGTGGCGCGCCTGCAGCGTTATGATATCGCGCTGACCGAGGCAGCACTGGATCTGGGCGCCACCCATGCCCAGGCTTTCCGCAAGGTGCTGCTGCCGTTCATGCGGCCTGCCATCGCTTCGGCCGCGGTGCTGGCGTTCCTGGCCAGTTTCGAGAACTACAACACCACCACCTTCACCTTCGGCGAATACCCGACGCTGACCATCGAGCTGGCGCAGAAAGTGCGCTATGGCATCACCCCGGCGATCTCGGCGCTGGCCTTTATCATCGTGGTGCTGACGGTGATTGCGGCGCTGTTCAACGAGGCCGGCATCCGCCGCCGCGAACTGGTGGCGGCTGCGCGCAAACAGGCCACGGTCGAGGAACTGGAAAGCGGCAAGCTGCGGCTGCCGGGTTTCCTCAGCTCCAATGTTGCAGCGGTGGGGCTGGTGATAGTGGCCTGCGCGACGGTGGCGGTGGTCGGCACCGCGACGGTCTACAGTCCGGCGCAATGTATCGCGAACGTTCAGGAGCAGAAGCAGCTGGAAGCCCAGGAACGCATCCAGGAGCTGCGCCGCCAGCGGGATCTGCGCCGTCAGCAGCAGCAAGAGCAGCAGGGCGAAGCCCCTGCACAAACTGCGCCTTCAGGTGGCAACAACTCCGGCTTTGGCGGCGTCTTTGCGCCGGGCAGCCTATCGGGGGATGAAGAGGATGGCGCGGAGGCAGAGCAGGAGCCGCAGGGCAACAGCTCCGGTTTCGGCAATGTTTTTGACCCCGGTGCCCTCTCCAACGACGGCGAGGAAAGCGGATCAGATAACTGA
- a CDS encoding ABC transporter permease — MPSFLREFFKRNGVGMGSLMLGLVLFWTIGLIILPQLSMLDFSFRPNLPPPEIGGPKDVYTVENYKYLVFGPEGGSQSYNAVDLNVFFRTLVAAVCVTIFNLILCYPIAYYLAQTKGNHIRIFALMLIIPYWINEILRAFALRIIFGETGVLNNFLVGLGVFDTPFDFIRNDIALYAGLGYAYILLMIFPIYNVIESLDRNQIEAARDMGASWAKIHQRVVIPYAKPGISSGCTMVFMLSAGALAAPQILGGPSSLWFTQLIYQQFNDNSDWPQGAAYAVVLLVTCILLVLAIMRLFKVNMGDIGK, encoded by the coding sequence ATGCCAAGCTTCCTGAGGGAGTTCTTTAAACGCAACGGTGTCGGCATGGGCAGCCTGATGCTGGGCCTGGTCCTGTTCTGGACCATCGGCCTGATCATCCTGCCGCAGCTGTCGATGCTCGACTTTTCCTTCCGTCCCAACCTGCCGCCGCCAGAGATCGGCGGCCCCAAGGACGTCTATACGGTTGAGAACTACAAATATCTGGTGTTCGGACCGGAGGGCGGCAGCCAAAGCTACAACGCCGTCGACCTCAATGTGTTTTTCCGTACCCTGGTGGCAGCGGTCTGCGTCACCATCTTCAACCTGATCCTGTGCTACCCGATCGCCTATTATCTGGCCCAGACCAAAGGCAATCACATCCGCATCTTCGCGCTGATGCTGATCATCCCCTACTGGATCAACGAGATCCTGCGGGCCTTTGCGCTGCGCATCATCTTCGGCGAGACCGGGGTCCTCAACAACTTTTTGGTGGGGCTGGGGGTTTTCGACACTCCGTTTGACTTTATCCGCAATGACATCGCGCTTTATGCGGGTCTGGGCTATGCCTACATCCTCTTGATGATCTTCCCGATCTACAACGTGATCGAAAGCCTCGACCGCAACCAGATCGAGGCGGCGCGGGACATGGGCGCCAGCTGGGCCAAGATTCATCAGCGGGTGGTCATTCCTTACGCCAAGCCGGGCATTTCCTCGGGCTGCACCATGGTATTCATGCTGTCCGCCGGTGCTTTGGCGGCGCCGCAGATCCTTGGCGGACCGTCTTCCCTGTGGTTCACCCAGCTGATCTATCAGCAGTTCAACGACAACTCCGACTGGCCGCAGGGCGCCGCTTATGCGGTGGTGCTGCTGGTCACCTGTATCCTGCTTGTTTTGGCGATCATGCGCCTGTTCAAGGTGAACATGGGGGATATCGGCAAATGA
- a CDS encoding ABC transporter ATP-binding protein, with protein MSAGVGVDLENLWIRFGDFVAVRDANVNINGGDFFSFLGPSGCGKTTILRAVSGFLEPSDGRVLIGGNNMKGIGPNKRPTALIFQNLALFPLMKVWENITFSMEIKGASARERRKRADELLDMIALPGQGDKLPSELSGGQRQRVAIARALCAEPDVLLLDEPLSALDLKLRQHMRTELREIQQRVGITFIYITHDQGEALTMSDNIAVMKAGVIDQIGDGKTIYNDPATAFAASFVGENNVFRGKVKRVMGDEALIATNRSGDLVARVSTANQGRMKEGDEAMMFIRPEAFALAPEGAAGDHFVTARVNHEEFEGNSFNIFMEGDGGKELKVSIPNLGQSFDDHTGQNITLEYETKNAVCVPAGELAAE; from the coding sequence ATGAGTGCTGGGGTCGGCGTTGATCTCGAGAATCTTTGGATCCGTTTCGGTGACTTTGTTGCCGTGCGCGATGCCAATGTGAACATCAATGGAGGGGATTTCTTCTCCTTCCTGGGGCCCTCGGGCTGCGGCAAAACCACCATCCTGCGGGCGGTCTCAGGCTTTCTTGAGCCAAGCGATGGCCGGGTGCTGATTGGCGGCAATAACATGAAGGGGATCGGGCCGAACAAGCGCCCGACTGCGCTGATCTTTCAGAACCTGGCGCTGTTCCCGCTGATGAAGGTCTGGGAAAACATCACGTTTTCCATGGAGATCAAGGGCGCCTCGGCCAGGGAACGGCGCAAGCGCGCGGATGAGCTGTTGGATATGATCGCGCTGCCGGGCCAGGGCGACAAACTGCCCTCCGAATTGTCTGGCGGCCAGCGTCAGCGGGTGGCGATTGCGCGCGCCTTGTGCGCCGAACCGGATGTGCTGCTGCTTGATGAACCGCTGTCGGCGCTTGACCTCAAGTTGCGCCAGCACATGCGCACCGAGCTGCGCGAGATTCAGCAACGGGTCGGCATCACCTTTATCTACATCACCCACGACCAGGGCGAGGCGCTGACCATGTCCGACAATATCGCGGTTATGAAGGCGGGGGTGATTGACCAGATCGGTGATGGCAAAACCATCTATAACGATCCGGCCACCGCCTTTGCGGCGTCTTTCGTGGGCGAAAACAACGTCTTCCGCGGCAAGGTGAAGCGGGTGATGGGCGACGAGGCCCTGATCGCCACCAACCGGTCAGGCGATCTGGTGGCGCGGGTTTCCACCGCCAACCAGGGCCGCATGAAAGAAGGCGACGAGGCGATGATGTTCATCCGTCCCGAGGCCTTTGCGCTGGCGCCCGAGGGCGCGGCGGGCGACCATTTCGTGACTGCGCGCGTCAACCACGAGGAGTTTGAGGGCAATAGCTTCAACATCTTCATGGAAGGCGACGGCGGTAAGGAGCTGAAGGTCTCGATCCCCAATCTGGGCCAGTCTTTTGATGACCACACCGGCCAGAATATCACCCTGGAATACGAGACGAAAAACGCCGTCTGTGTTCCGGCTGGTGAGCTGGCCGCAGAATGA
- a CDS encoding extracellular solute-binding protein, with protein MTAKTSISRRTVLKSAGAAALAAPLYSKSALASSGEVNILMWSDYLPPEFISGFEAKTGIKVNYTGIGSNEEIINKMKATKGQGFDIVSPTNNRSLQWGPLELLKPFDMNKVNIDAVNPAMAKIGTDAWNFGGSGVHWLPHIWGTEGIAYRTDKWLPAGDAPSYGDVWSEENAGKTMGRAHSMMLGAGLYMEASGEMEPGSIWAAYDDEETMRKVWGQVTDWCVARKNRIKLIWNDADTQKNGLLNEGVVVGQTWDGPPLALKSAGEPVHYQAPVEGSMAWVDGISMPVGAKNEEQVYAFVSYAYEQEPAGKAIDSHGYNSPVLGADSHSGDVYKKNFAEAYPGNSLANLNPWPAEAPWYADVRTEFVNKFKSA; from the coding sequence ATGACAGCAAAGACTTCAATCAGCCGCCGCACGGTGCTCAAAAGCGCAGGTGCTGCGGCACTGGCAGCGCCGCTTTACTCAAAAAGCGCGCTGGCGTCTTCCGGCGAAGTGAACATTCTGATGTGGTCGGACTATCTGCCGCCGGAGTTCATTTCGGGTTTCGAGGCCAAGACCGGCATCAAGGTGAATTACACCGGTATCGGTTCCAACGAAGAAATCATCAACAAGATGAAGGCCACCAAAGGCCAAGGCTTTGACATCGTTTCACCGACCAACAACCGCTCGCTGCAGTGGGGGCCGCTGGAACTGCTGAAGCCGTTCGACATGAACAAAGTCAACATTGACGCGGTGAACCCGGCGATGGCCAAGATCGGCACCGACGCCTGGAACTTTGGCGGTTCGGGCGTGCATTGGCTGCCGCATATCTGGGGCACCGAGGGCATTGCATACCGCACTGACAAATGGCTGCCGGCGGGTGACGCGCCGTCTTATGGCGACGTCTGGTCGGAAGAAAATGCCGGCAAGACCATGGGCCGGGCGCATTCGATGATGCTGGGCGCGGGTCTTTACATGGAAGCCTCGGGCGAGATGGAGCCGGGTTCAATCTGGGCGGCCTATGACGACGAGGAAACCATGCGCAAGGTCTGGGGCCAGGTCACCGACTGGTGCGTGGCGCGCAAGAACCGGATCAAACTGATCTGGAACGATGCGGACACCCAGAAGAACGGCCTGTTGAACGAGGGCGTTGTGGTCGGTCAGACTTGGGACGGCCCGCCGCTGGCGCTTAAGTCCGCTGGCGAACCTGTGCACTATCAGGCACCGGTCGAAGGCTCGATGGCTTGGGTTGACGGCATCTCGATGCCGGTTGGCGCCAAGAACGAAGAGCAGGTTTATGCCTTTGTCTCTTACGCTTACGAGCAAGAGCCGGCAGGCAAGGCAATCGACAGCCATGGCTACAACTCGCCGGTTCTGGGCGCCGACAGCCACTCGGGCGATGTCTACAAGAAGAACTTTGCCGAAGCCTATCCGGGCAACTCGCTGGCCAATCTGAACCCATGGCCGGCCGAGGCGCCGTGGTATGCGGATGTGCGGACCGAGTTCGTCAACAAGTTCAAAAGCGCCTAA
- a CDS encoding LysR family transcriptional regulator, producing the protein MPSHSTRKDLSLKGLELFQITARKGSLQEVSEETGLSVSTISHHLRNLEDHLGVELFNHSRRPMVLTPKGQVFLRSIGDALHTIRKAKAEASAGNISEASYLRLGTIEDFDSDIIPELAVYLSTSMPRCDFMYQTDSSHAILAMLRDRQLDLGITTTPSERLRDLQDRPLLRDPFVAVLPKSDEPMLQEVIEGRSTLPFLRFASNQIISRQIETQLRRLGLSLPHRFECASNQTLMAMVAAGAGWTITTPLLFSRAKLFQPKLSMVAFPGKSFSRTLAIVSTPDCSRSILDLVDNRMRTLIADHAIKPFQQSAPWLADSFTLIS; encoded by the coding sequence ATGCCCAGCCACTCCACCCGCAAAGATCTGAGCCTGAAAGGGCTGGAACTGTTCCAGATCACGGCCCGCAAAGGGTCTTTGCAGGAAGTCTCCGAGGAGACCGGCCTGTCGGTCAGCACCATCTCGCACCATCTGCGCAATCTTGAGGATCATCTGGGTGTGGAGCTGTTCAACCACAGCCGCCGCCCCATGGTTCTGACACCCAAAGGCCAGGTTTTCCTGCGCAGCATCGGCGATGCGCTGCACACGATCCGCAAGGCCAAGGCCGAGGCTTCGGCCGGAAACATTTCCGAGGCCAGCTATCTTCGGCTTGGCACGATCGAGGATTTTGACAGCGACATCATCCCTGAACTGGCCGTATACCTGTCGACCAGCATGCCGCGCTGCGATTTCATGTATCAGACCGATTCCAGCCATGCGATCCTGGCCATGCTGCGCGACCGGCAGCTGGATCTGGGCATCACCACCACCCCGTCTGAGCGATTGCGCGATCTTCAAGACAGGCCGCTGCTGCGCGATCCCTTTGTTGCGGTGCTGCCCAAATCAGACGAACCCATGCTGCAGGAGGTTATCGAAGGCCGCAGCACGCTGCCCTTCCTGCGCTTTGCCAGCAACCAGATCATTTCCCGCCAGATCGAAACACAGTTGCGGCGGCTGGGCCTGTCGCTGCCGCACCGGTTCGAATGCGCCAGCAATCAGACACTGATGGCCATGGTGGCAGCGGGTGCCGGCTGGACGATCACCACGCCGTTGCTGTTTTCCCGCGCCAAGCTGTTCCAGCCCAAGCTGAGCATGGTCGCTTTTCCGGGCAAAAGCTTCTCGCGCACTTTGGCCATCGTTTCGACGCCGGATTGCTCGCGCTCGATCCTTGATCTGGTCGACAACCGGATGCGCACGCTGATTGCCGACCACGCGATAAAACCGTTCCAGCAAAGCGCGCCCTGGCTTGCGGACAGTTTCACCCTGATCTCTTGA
- a CDS encoding trimethylamine methyltransferase family protein — MAEQRAKRGGRRERLALRAAKPAVDPCPPGQIGGAYKPLTPEELERVYSTALELLAKLGMGEVPPRLHADLLAAGAQDNGAGRVLFPPQLVEQAIDQAAKTFVLHGRDDSRSITVGGNAVHFGTGGAAVQTLDMESGVYRPSTLADLHDFTRLQDTLANVSWFTRCCVATDVPDTYDLDVNTVYALLKNTTKPVATSFTLAEHVAPIVKMLDIAAGGPGEFSKRPFVKAHISPVISPMRYGEDAVDVVYECIRHNIPISCITAAQAGATAPATLAGFLAQSLAETLASLVMVHAIQPGFPMVFSNWPLVIDLRTGAFSGGSGETAVLNAASAQLSNWLGLPSGVACSMTDAKAIDAQYGAEKGLTSLAAALAGGNLIYESSGMTASLLGVSFEGFVLDDEMHSHTYRALRGIEVSEENLGFEAICAAVLGEGHFLGGQHTLAAMERDYFYPVIADRDEPRTWAEKGGLDAWTQARLRAQEILRTHQPVYLTSEQDREIRARFKIY; from the coding sequence ATGGCAGAGCAGCGAGCCAAACGGGGCGGGCGCCGGGAGCGTTTGGCGCTGAGGGCGGCAAAGCCTGCCGTGGATCCCTGTCCGCCGGGCCAGATCGGCGGAGCCTATAAGCCGCTGACGCCTGAGGAACTGGAACGGGTTTACTCCACAGCACTGGAATTGCTGGCCAAGCTTGGCATGGGGGAAGTTCCGCCCCGGCTGCACGCCGATCTGCTGGCGGCAGGGGCGCAGGACAACGGTGCCGGGCGGGTATTGTTCCCGCCGCAACTGGTGGAACAGGCGATTGACCAGGCTGCCAAAACCTTTGTTCTGCACGGGCGCGATGACAGCCGTTCAATCACAGTGGGCGGCAATGCGGTGCATTTCGGCACCGGCGGCGCGGCAGTACAGACGCTGGATATGGAAAGCGGGGTGTACCGGCCTTCGACCCTGGCTGACCTGCATGACTTTACCCGGCTGCAGGACACGCTGGCCAATGTCAGCTGGTTCACCCGCTGCTGCGTGGCGACAGATGTGCCGGACACCTACGATCTGGACGTGAACACGGTCTATGCGCTGCTGAAGAACACCACCAAACCGGTGGCGACGTCGTTTACGCTGGCAGAGCATGTGGCACCGATTGTGAAGATGCTGGATATCGCTGCAGGCGGTCCGGGGGAGTTCTCCAAACGCCCCTTCGTCAAGGCGCATATCAGCCCGGTCATCTCTCCTATGCGTTATGGCGAGGATGCGGTGGACGTTGTCTATGAATGCATCAGGCACAACATTCCAATTTCCTGCATAACTGCGGCCCAGGCGGGGGCAACGGCGCCTGCTACATTGGCGGGATTTCTCGCGCAGTCGCTGGCCGAGACCCTGGCCAGCCTGGTAATGGTCCACGCGATCCAGCCGGGTTTCCCGATGGTGTTCTCCAACTGGCCTTTGGTGATTGACCTGCGCACAGGCGCGTTCTCTGGCGGCAGCGGCGAGACAGCGGTGCTGAATGCGGCCTCGGCGCAGCTGTCGAACTGGCTGGGGCTGCCCTCGGGCGTGGCTTGCTCAATGACCGACGCCAAAGCGATTGACGCGCAATACGGGGCTGAAAAGGGGCTGACATCGCTGGCGGCAGCGCTGGCCGGGGGCAATCTGATCTATGAAAGCTCGGGCATGACGGCGTCGCTTCTGGGGGTAAGTTTTGAAGGTTTCGTGCTGGATGACGAGATGCATTCCCACACCTACCGTGCCCTGCGCGGGATTGAGGTGAGCGAGGAAAACCTTGGGTTCGAGGCGATCTGCGCGGCGGTGCTGGGCGAGGGGCATTTCCTGGGCGGTCAGCATACTTTGGCGGCGATGGAGCGGGATTATTTCTACCCGGTGATAGCGGACCGGGACGAGCCGCGCACCTGGGCGGAAAAGGGCGGGTTGGATGCCTGGACACAGGCACGGTTGCGGGCGCAGGAAATTCTGCGGACCCATCAGCCCGTGTATCTGACTTCAGAGCAGGACCGGGAGATCCGGGCGCGGTTCAAGATCTATTAA
- a CDS encoding FAD-dependent oxidoreductase, translating to MKSRTKVVVIGGGIAGCSTLYHLTQEGWSDVVLVERNELTSGTTWHSAAQVTNFGMNQTMVGLKTHSINLYKELAEDPDYPINYHHGDGGIRLANTEAQMQGYRHFTSMARGMEVAFEVIDAEECARRHPLISTDNLIGGLWDPLDGDIDPAQLCQALARRARKAGAEVYRNTPVTALTQHQDDTWTVHTEHGDIDCDIVVNACGYRVNEVGAMMGVHHPVASMEHQYFLTEEIPAIKDAGHRMPLLRCPISDYYCRQEKNGLLVGFYEQDCKTWGMDGIDPNFVNALCPDDLDRVTDVLEGAFARMPALMDTGIHTVVNGPITYTIDGAPLVGPIPGKRNAFCIIGLRAGLGEGGGHGWLLAQQIVHGEAQYDTWCIDPRRFTGHTNVELTALKAIEDYQNEFRFHFPHEHRPAGRPAKTTPLTPVMAAEGAEFTVVNGWERVDYIKPAPDFHPSLSFNFDEAFEVIAAEVRNVQDNAGLAEVNGFNRFEITGADRHSYLDRMFCGTVTKRAGRVGLGYLLNHHGMIKGEATVANLPASDRGPERVWYGSAAASEYHDMDWLQAHIRSDEDVQIRSLTNDQTILVLAGPRARDVLSACARGDWSRDAFPWLSVRECFIGFAPATVMGVSFSGELAYEIHVPNASLYAAYLALRKAGEAHGLKLFGARAVESMRMEKGFLHWKADLITEFDPFETGLDRFVKMEKGGFIGKEALLRRQAEGLRKKLVTLQIDATHAPAHGGASLMQGDKVVGTVTSGDWGHRVGMNLAYAFVDPKLATEGRKIQLDMYGDLVGARVIAPSPYDPDFARIRG from the coding sequence ATGAAATCGCGCACCAAGGTTGTGGTGATCGGCGGCGGCATCGCAGGCTGCTCCACCCTCTACCACCTCACTCAGGAAGGCTGGAGCGACGTCGTTCTTGTCGAACGCAACGAACTAACCAGCGGCACCACTTGGCATTCAGCGGCCCAGGTCACGAATTTCGGCATGAACCAGACCATGGTCGGCCTCAAGACCCACTCGATCAACCTGTACAAGGAACTGGCTGAAGACCCGGATTACCCGATCAACTACCACCACGGCGACGGCGGTATCCGCCTGGCTAATACCGAAGCACAGATGCAGGGCTACCGCCACTTTACCTCCATGGCGCGCGGTATGGAGGTGGCGTTCGAGGTGATCGACGCCGAGGAATGCGCCCGCCGCCATCCGCTGATCTCCACCGATAACCTGATCGGCGGCTTGTGGGACCCGCTGGACGGCGATATTGACCCGGCCCAGCTGTGCCAGGCGCTGGCGCGGCGCGCCCGCAAGGCCGGCGCCGAGGTCTACCGCAACACGCCGGTGACCGCCCTCACCCAGCACCAGGACGACACCTGGACGGTGCATACAGAACACGGCGATATCGATTGCGACATCGTGGTGAACGCCTGCGGCTACCGGGTGAACGAGGTCGGCGCCATGATGGGCGTGCACCACCCCGTCGCCTCGATGGAGCACCAGTATTTCCTGACCGAGGAGATCCCCGCGATCAAGGACGCAGGCCACCGGATGCCGCTGTTGCGCTGCCCGATCAGCGATTACTATTGCCGCCAGGAAAAGAACGGCCTGCTGGTAGGTTTCTACGAACAGGACTGCAAAACCTGGGGTATGGACGGAATCGATCCGAATTTCGTGAACGCACTCTGCCCCGATGATCTGGACCGGGTCACGGATGTGCTGGAAGGCGCATTTGCCCGGATGCCTGCGCTGATGGACACCGGCATTCACACCGTGGTCAACGGTCCGATCACCTATACCATCGACGGGGCGCCTTTGGTCGGCCCGATCCCAGGCAAGCGCAACGCGTTCTGCATCATCGGGTTGCGGGCGGGCCTGGGCGAAGGCGGCGGCCACGGCTGGCTTTTGGCACAGCAGATCGTGCATGGCGAGGCGCAGTACGACACCTGGTGCATTGATCCCCGCCGCTTCACCGGCCACACCAATGTCGAGCTGACCGCGCTGAAGGCGATCGAAGACTACCAGAACGAATTCCGCTTCCACTTCCCGCATGAGCACCGCCCGGCGGGCCGCCCAGCCAAAACCACACCGCTGACTCCGGTGATGGCGGCCGAAGGCGCCGAGTTCACCGTGGTGAACGGCTGGGAGCGGGTCGACTACATCAAGCCAGCACCAGACTTCCATCCTTCGCTGTCCTTCAACTTCGACGAAGCCTTCGAGGTGATCGCGGCGGAAGTAAGGAACGTTCAGGACAACGCCGGCCTGGCCGAGGTCAACGGCTTCAACCGGTTTGAGATCACCGGCGCCGACCGGCACAGCTACCTTGACCGGATGTTCTGCGGCACAGTGACGAAACGCGCGGGCCGAGTCGGGCTTGGCTACCTGCTGAACCACCACGGCATGATCAAGGGCGAAGCCACAGTGGCCAACCTCCCCGCCTCGGACCGCGGGCCGGAGCGGGTCTGGTACGGCTCGGCGGCGGCCAGCGAATACCATGACATGGACTGGCTGCAGGCGCACATCCGCAGCGATGAAGACGTGCAGATCCGTTCTCTCACCAACGACCAGACCATCCTGGTCCTGGCCGGCCCCCGGGCGCGGGACGTGCTCTCAGCCTGCGCCCGGGGCGACTGGTCGCGTGACGCCTTCCCTTGGCTGTCGGTGCGCGAATGTTTCATCGGCTTTGCCCCTGCCACGGTGATGGGCGTCAGCTTCTCGGGCGAGCTGGCCTATGAAATCCACGTCCCCAACGCCTCGCTCTATGCCGCCTACCTGGCGCTGCGGAAGGCGGGCGAGGCACACGGCCTGAAGCTGTTTGGCGCCCGCGCAGTCGAGTCGATGCGAATGGAGAAGGGATTCCTGCACTGGAAAGCCGACCTGATCACCGAATTCGACCCGTTTGAAACCGGGTTGGACCGTTTCGTGAAGATGGAAAAAGGCGGTTTCATCGGCAAGGAGGCGTTGCTGAGGCGTCAAGCCGAAGGGCTGCGCAAGAAGCTGGTAACGCTGCAGATCGACGCCACCCACGCCCCGGCCCATGGCGGCGCCTCGCTGATGCAAGGTGACAAGGTCGTGGGCACCGTGACGTCCGGCGATTGGGGCCACCGGGTGGGCATGAACCTGGCCTATGCCTTTGTGGACCCGAAACTGGCAACGGAAGGCCGCAAAATACAACTCGACATGTACGGCGACCTGGTGGGGGCAAGGGTCATCGCCCCCTCCCCCTATGACCCGGACTTTGCCCGCATCCGCGGATAA